The stretch of DNA GACGGGGACCAACTTCGACTTCTCGGCCTACTCGTCGGCGCTGAAATCGTCGCTGGGGATCTCCCAGGAGGCGCTCAACTACCTAGCCACGGCGTCGGACATGGGCAAGGCGCTGGGGTGGTCGTCGGGGCTGGCGCTGCTCTACATGCCGCTCCACGCCGTGCTCATGCTCTCCGCCGCCATGGGGCTCGCCGCCTACGCCGTCCAGTACTTGTGCCTCGTCGCGTCCGTCGCCGTCCCTTACCCTCTGGTACGTACGTCATTGTCATTGCTTGGCGGCGTGTCCAGCTACTGTTCGATCGTTCAGGCGTGCGTGCGTGGTTGCCAGGCAGTTCATATGCCAGTGGTCCTCGTCAATTATCGGCGGTGTACGTCGATCGTTTCGTAAGTCTATGAGAAAATGAGAAACgaataataataaattaataaaaccTCCAAAAAAGAAGATAGGAATAGACGACGATGGAGACTTATGATAGGCAATCAGGGACAGACGAGACAACAACAACGTCGGCCGTCCATGGCGGATCGGATCGGAGGCGGCGGCAGCAATGGTCAATGGCCGGCGGAGCAGaaaaggaggaagaagagacaGGGCAGGGATATTTGTGCTTGTTCGTCCTTCCGTCGTCGGTCGCCAAGACCAAGACCATGACCATGATCATGCCGGTTCCTACTGTATATATTAGCTGTCTCATTTGCCGAATCTACTAGTCATtcagcaatatttttctcttacaacaaatcaaCGAAGAGTACTTTTAGCCAAGCGAAAAGGCAGAAGAGGGTGACGGACGGTGACCTgaacagcagcaacagcaagcaCGCTACTCCAGTGTGGGCTGTTTTGTGGCTGGGAGCTAGTAGCTCCATCTGATATGTGGCATCTCCTTTGATTTTTCTTGGAAGAACATGACAGAGATGGTATTTGAACCTGTCGGAACAGATCTCCATCTCCTTCCTTCTTTCCTTCCTTCCTTACGTTTATTATCCGAACCACGCCCTCTTCTTTGTTTTCCCTCTCGCTTTTCTTCTTCTATTAGTTATTACTGCGCATGTTTTATTACACAACACAAGTTTAGCATCATACAGTCCTGTCATAAACTATATGTATAATCATAAAATTCTAAAAAATAATGAGGGTTTTCTTTATATTTCATTCTCACATAGTGATTATTCCATTATATAGTTAGATTCTAGAATTCCATTATAAAATGCAAGTGTTTAGGTTTTTTTTTTATGTCaacgacggggaggatcacagAGTGTTTGCCATTCTTATTTCTCTATCACGTTCTCGTGCATTTCCCTTACAAAATCCAAACGAAAAAGTGGCATGACATAAGATGGGGATTAGACATCCATCATCAACCGGCGGAGTACTATCCAGCAATAGTTAAGTTACTTCATCAACAACCAACCAACAAACCAGTACATTTCATATTCAGTCTCAGGTCTGAATTGAATGTTATCTGCAACTAACTCAACTCTGCTTTCCTCCTACCAGTCTGCCTCTGCTCTGCTTTTGACCGTTAGATGAACAACACGCACGCGCGCTCCCACAAACCTCTCCTGCTTCCTTTTTCAAACCTGGAGAAAACACACACATAGTCCAAACTGTATacatttctctctcttttttttttctggtaaATATCTTGTTCATTGGTAGGTGTGCCCAATCCGAAAACCCCCTTTTCAACTGTGAAACAGTAACCAAATATTCCAACTAGCACAAGGCATCGACATCCTGGGAAAGCGTAAAATGTTCCTTGCTTCTATTAACAAGCAAACCACACAAATTCATTTCCCCACAGTACCAGCAGGACACTATCTTAATCCAAACTAAAAATTCATGAAGGACTGGTACTAGTTCATACACACAGCTAGGTAGGTTCTCTAAGCCACTTCCAAGCAAGTCAACCATCACAACAACAAACACACACCGCAACCACATCAGCTAGATACCACAACATCCCCACCGACATCACAGACACATGCATGAGGCATGCCATTCCATTCTCACAAGTCACAGCTGCATCATCCACCTACTCCACACCTTCCTACAATACATTCAGGAGAAATATGTGGGCATGTCACAACACATAAAAGAAATCACAGAGTTTTAAGGTCACATTGCCACGGTGCCTTtacaaaatactacagtagaTGTCCTATATTAGCATACCGGTTTTCTTGACAAACTGATTGCAAAACGCTTCACTCAAACGTATTCAAGCCAAGATGTAGAAACGACAGAAGTTAAATTGTCAATAAAGCCATCACATGCAATTTATATATTGAACTTAATTATTTGATCAAATTCTGATTCATATGTTGCCTCTGCAGGTGTTCTTGGTCTGCTTGATAGCAGGGTGCAGCATCTGCTGGTTCAACACAGTCTGCTTTGTTCTCTGCATACGCAGCTTCTCTGCAAACAACCGCTCTCTAGCCCTCTCCCTCTCAATAAGCTTCAACGGGCTCAGCGCTGCCTTCTACACTCTCTTTGGGAATGCCCTCGCCCCTTCCTCACCAGCTGTATACCTCCTCCTCAATGCGATCCTCCCTTTTGGTGTCTCTGTTCTTGCACTCCCAGCGATCCTCCTCTGCCACAAAAATGACGGCCACCTCCAAAGCACGCCCAGGCATGACAGGCGTGTCTTCCTTGGTCTCTACATCCTCGCATTCATCACGGGCATATATCTGGTGGTCTTTGGATCTTTCACCGCAACCAGCTCTACTGCATGGGTCATCCTCACAGGTGCCATGGTCCTCCTCGCCCTTCCTCTCATCATCCCTGCCTGCTCCAGTTGCTCATATGTGGATACAGATGGCCCTGACCCTGCATCGCTACTAAACCATGATGATCCACATAAGCCACTCCTAATCAGTAACAATCGTCAGATGGAGTCCAATGCGATGACGCAAAAACCAATGGAGCACCAGATGCagggaaattgttgtggaacaaTAGTGGGCAAGGGCCGCCTGGTGGCGCTCAGTGAAGAACATAGTGCAAAGAAGCTCATTCGGTGTGTGGACTTCTGGCTCTACTACACAGCCTACTTCT from Sorghum bicolor cultivar BTx623 chromosome 8, Sorghum_bicolor_NCBIv3, whole genome shotgun sequence encodes:
- the LOC8055494 gene encoding protein NUCLEAR FUSION DEFECTIVE 4, with protein sequence MMMAQPEPEGGQQQQQQRRNAGGGGRGDEAWRRWAMLVATVWIQALTGTNFDFSAYSSALKSSLGISQEALNYLATASDMGKALGWSSGLALLYMPLHAVLMLSAAMGLAAYAVQYLCLVASVAVPYPLVFLVCLIAGCSICWFNTVCFVLCIRSFSANNRSLALSLSISFNGLSAAFYTLFGNALAPSSPAVYLLLNAILPFGVSVLALPAILLCHKNDGHLQSTPRHDRRVFLGLYILAFITGIYLVVFGSFTATSSTAWVILTGAMVLLALPLIIPACSSCSYVDTDGPDPASLLNHDDPHKPLLISNNRQMESNAMTQKPMEHQMQGNCCGTIVGKGRLVALSEEHSAKKLIRCVDFWLYYTAYFCGATVGLVYSNNLGQIAQSLHQQSQLTMLLAVYSSSSFFGRLLSALPDILHRKVPLARTGWLAAALVPMPMAFFLMWNQQDASTLVAGTALVGLSSGFIFAAAVSVTSELFGPNSVGVNHNILITNIPLGSLLYGQIAAMVYDGNGQKMTVMDNRTGIVETMIVCMGMKCYSTTFFLWACITFLGLASSIALFIRTKPAYAAAASRSS